One window of Streptococcus troglodytae genomic DNA carries:
- a CDS encoding nucleoside-triphosphate diphosphatase: MKEKIYEYKDDHNWFISQWSKVGSSTYYEEEAEKTYGSIEQSLRGLLDEGNSFILTVVKINSSIALVRFILKMLNEEQQDNFKVSSHKGTILVTQGQQLLLVCLPKEGVTITDFFEKEEKVFELGDTMLIATRNEGKTKEFSQMFAQLGIKVENLNQYPDLPEVEETGLTFEENARLKAETISHLTGQMVLADDSGLKVDVLGGLPGIWSARFSGPDATDQSNNAKLLHELAMVFDIKDRSAQFHTTLVVAAPDKESLVVEADWSGYIAFAPKGNNGFGYDPLFLVGETGKTAAELSNHEKNIISHRGQAVKKLMEVFPAWQNAH; the protein is encoded by the coding sequence ATGAAAGAAAAAATTTATGAATATAAAGATGACCATAACTGGTTTATTAGCCAATGGTCTAAAGTGGGCTCCTCAACTTACTATGAGGAAGAGGCAGAAAAAACTTACGGTTCTATTGAACAAAGTCTTAGAGGTTTACTTGATGAAGGGAATTCATTTATACTGACAGTTGTTAAAATCAACTCTAGTATAGCTCTTGTACGTTTTATTTTAAAAATGCTTAATGAAGAGCAGCAAGATAATTTTAAAGTCAGCAGTCATAAAGGGACTATTTTAGTGACACAGGGGCAACAGTTGCTTTTAGTTTGTTTGCCAAAAGAAGGCGTAACTATAACCGATTTTTTTGAAAAGGAAGAAAAGGTTTTTGAATTAGGAGATACTATGTTAATTGCCACTCGCAACGAAGGTAAGACTAAAGAATTCAGTCAGATGTTCGCCCAATTAGGGATAAAAGTTGAAAATCTCAATCAATATCCTGATTTGCCTGAGGTAGAAGAAACCGGTCTAACCTTTGAAGAGAATGCTCGTTTGAAAGCAGAAACCATTTCTCATTTGACAGGACAGATGGTTTTGGCAGATGATTCAGGGTTGAAGGTAGATGTTTTAGGCGGTTTACCGGGAATCTGGTCAGCTCGTTTTTCGGGACCTGATGCAACAGATCAAAGCAATAATGCTAAATTACTACATGAACTCGCTATGGTTTTTGATATTAAGGATCGTTCCGCTCAGTTTCATACAACTTTGGTTGTAGCTGCTCCAGATAAGGAAAGTCTTGTAGTTGAAGCAGACTGGTCTGGATACATTGCTTTTGCTCCTAAAGGGAATAATGGTTTTGGCTATGATCCTTTGTTTTTAGTGGGAGAAACAGGGAAGACCGCAGCAGAACTTTCAAATCACGAAAAAAATATTATTTCTCACAGAGGACAAGCTGTTAAGAAGCTTATGGAGGTATTTCCAGCATGGCAGAACGCACACTAA
- a CDS encoding TrmH family RNA methyltransferase codes for MTIITSKANSLIKKLKIIAKKYRQHSYLIEGWHLFAEAQANNADIINIFVLERYASRVSEFPNIVLVSEDILKDLSASKTPQGIVAEIAFPKQVLPQQFFGKYLLLEDVQDPGNVGTIIRTADAAAFDAVFVSEKTADIYNSKTLRSMQGSHFHLPIYRVDLLSLVNDLKNAGVTTIATTLSDHSYDYKSLKKVENFALIMGNEGQGISSEMAEQADILTHITMPGRAESLNVAAAAAIFIFSLI; via the coding sequence ATGACTATTATAACCTCAAAAGCCAATTCCTTGATTAAAAAACTAAAAATTATTGCAAAAAAATACCGTCAGCATTCCTATTTGATTGAGGGCTGGCATTTATTTGCAGAAGCACAAGCCAACAATGCTGATATTATCAACATTTTTGTCTTAGAGCGTTATGCTTCTAGAGTATCTGAGTTTCCCAATATTGTTTTAGTATCAGAGGATATTTTAAAAGACTTATCTGCTTCAAAGACACCTCAGGGTATTGTTGCTGAAATAGCTTTTCCTAAGCAAGTACTTCCTCAGCAGTTCTTTGGAAAATATCTGCTTTTGGAAGATGTTCAAGATCCAGGAAATGTAGGAACCATCATTCGAACAGCAGATGCAGCAGCTTTTGATGCTGTTTTTGTGTCAGAAAAGACAGCAGATATTTATAATTCCAAGACTCTTCGTTCAATGCAGGGTAGCCATTTCCACCTTCCTATCTATAGAGTTGATCTTTTATCTTTAGTGAATGATTTAAAAAATGCAGGCGTTACTACCATTGCGACCACACTATCTGATCATTCCTATGACTATAAGTCTTTAAAGAAGGTCGAAAATTTTGCGCTTATTATGGGAAATGAAGGACAAGGCATTTCTTCAGAAATGGCTGAACAAGCAGATATTTTAACTCATATCACTATGCCCGGAAGAGCAGAAAGCTTAAATGTAGCAGCGGCTGCAGCTATATTTATTTTTAGCTTAATTTAA
- the murC gene encoding UDP-N-acetylmuramate--L-alanine ligase codes for MSKTIHFIGIKGSGMSALALLLHQMGYKVQGSDVDKYYFTQHGLEKAGIPILPFAESNITDNMEIIAGNAFRKDNNIEVAYALENGYHFKRYHEFLGEFMNQFTSLGVAGAHGKTSTTGLLAHVLKNITDTSYLIGDGTGRGLANSQYFVFESDEYERHFMPYHPEYSIITNIDFDHPDYFTGVDDVFAAFNDYAKQVKKGLFVYGEDPYLRKLTSSAPIYYYGFKGSDDFVAYDIMRSTNGSDFKVRHGQNELGSFHVPAFGRHNVLNATAVIANLYIAGVEMDLVRQHLKTFSGVKRRFSEKLINDVTIIDDFAHHPTEIIATLDAARQKYPSKEIVAIFQPHTFTRTIALLDEFAQALNEADSVYLAQIYGSAREVDHGDVKVEDLAGKIVKPAKVITVDNVSPLLDHHNAVYVFMGAGDIQLYERSFEELLSNLTKNTR; via the coding sequence ATGTCTAAAACCATTCACTTTATTGGAATCAAAGGATCAGGAATGAGTGCCTTGGCGCTGCTGCTTCATCAAATGGGGTATAAGGTACAAGGAAGTGATGTGGATAAGTATTATTTTACCCAACACGGATTGGAAAAAGCAGGAATTCCCATTCTGCCCTTTGCAGAGTCCAATATCACTGATAATATGGAAATTATTGCTGGAAATGCTTTTAGAAAAGATAATAATATTGAAGTAGCCTATGCTCTCGAAAATGGTTACCATTTTAAACGTTACCATGAATTTTTAGGTGAATTTATGAATCAATTTACCAGTCTTGGCGTTGCCGGAGCTCATGGTAAGACCTCCACAACTGGACTTTTAGCTCATGTCTTGAAAAATATAACAGATACCAGTTATCTTATCGGTGATGGCACGGGACGTGGTTTAGCTAACAGTCAATATTTTGTTTTTGAATCAGACGAGTATGAGCGGCATTTTATGCCCTATCATCCCGAATACTCTATCATTACTAATATTGATTTTGATCATCCTGATTATTTCACTGGTGTTGATGATGTTTTTGCTGCTTTTAATGATTATGCGAAACAAGTTAAAAAAGGTCTTTTTGTTTACGGTGAAGATCCTTATTTACGCAAACTGACGTCTTCAGCCCCAATTTATTATTATGGTTTCAAAGGTAGTGATGATTTTGTTGCTTATGATATCATGCGCTCAACGAATGGTTCTGATTTCAAAGTAAGACATGGACAAAATGAACTGGGAAGCTTTCATGTACCAGCCTTTGGTCGTCACAATGTTTTAAATGCGACGGCTGTTATTGCTAATTTGTATATTGCTGGTGTTGAGATGGATTTGGTTCGTCAGCATTTAAAAACTTTCTCAGGTGTTAAGCGGCGCTTTTCTGAAAAATTAATTAATGATGTTACCATCATTGACGACTTTGCCCATCATCCAACGGAAATCATTGCAACGCTTGATGCTGCTCGTCAGAAGTATCCCTCTAAAGAAATTGTCGCCATTTTCCAACCGCATACTTTTACTAGGACAATTGCCCTTTTGGATGAATTTGCACAAGCTTTAAATGAAGCTGATAGCGTTTATTTAGCACAAATTTACGGCTCTGCACGTGAAGTTGATCATGGAGATGTGAAAGTAGAAGATTTAGCAGGTAAAATTGTTAAACCTGCTAAAGTTATCACTGTTGACAATGTCTCTCCTCTTTTAGATCATCATAATGCTGTCTATGTCTTTATGGGGGCTGGTGATATTCAACTTTATGAACGTTCATTTGAAGAACTCTTATCTAATTTAACTAAGAATACACGATAA
- a CDS encoding metallophosphoesterase gives MAERTLIIMSDSHGDQQIVQEIKNRYLGKVDAIFHNGDSELSVNDPIWEGIHVVCGNCDFGDYPDCLVTNFPELLVAQTHGHLFNINFGFERLDLWAQEEDADICTYGHLHRPAVWKNGKTIFINPGSVSQPRGEINECLYAKVRVNAETIFVDYLTREHKLYPALSQEIKR, from the coding sequence ATGGCAGAACGCACACTAATTATCATGAGCGACTCTCATGGTGATCAACAAATTGTTCAAGAAATTAAAAATCGTTACTTAGGTAAAGTGGATGCTATTTTTCATAATGGAGATTCAGAGTTATCTGTTAATGATCCTATTTGGGAAGGGATTCATGTTGTTTGCGGAAATTGCGATTTTGGCGATTATCCCGATTGTTTGGTAACAAATTTTCCTGAATTGCTAGTAGCACAGACACATGGTCACCTATTTAATATTAATTTTGGCTTTGAACGTCTGGATTTGTGGGCTCAAGAGGAAGATGCTGATATCTGTACTTATGGACATCTTCATAGACCAGCTGTTTGGAAGAATGGGAAAACAATTTTTATCAATCCAGGAAGCGTTTCCCAGCCGCGTGGTGAGATTAATGAATGTCTTTATGCTAAAGTACGTGTCAATGCTGAGACTATTTTTGTTGACTATTTGACGCGAGAACACAAGCTCTATCCAGCACTTTCACAGGAAATAAAAAGATGA
- a CDS encoding YneF family protein encodes MNTFLWILLVIIALLAGLVGGTFIARKQMEKYLEENPPLNEDVIRNMMSQMGQKPSEAKVQQVVRQMNKQQKAAKAKAKKKK; translated from the coding sequence ATGAATACTTTTCTTTGGATTCTATTAGTTATTATTGCCTTGCTTGCAGGGCTTGTGGGAGGTACTTTTATTGCTCGCAAGCAGATGGAAAAATATTTAGAAGAAAACCCACCGCTTAACGAAGATGTTATTCGTAATATGATGAGTCAGATGGGTCAAAAACCAAGTGAAGCTAAAGTGCAACAAGTTGTTCGTCAGATGAATAAACAACAAAAAGCAGCTAAAGCAAAGGCTAAAAAGAAGAAATAA
- a CDS encoding Bax inhibitor-1/YccA family protein codes for MDNNTIYTQSDSRLSSFFAKIYGLVGMGIGLSAVVSYLMLYVFRNNMIAIMANASWVYYVAIFAELALVLIASNAARKNSPTALPLFLVYSALNGFTLSFIIALYTQTTVLQAFVSSAAVFFVMALIGVTIKKDLSGMGKALLAALIGIIIASLINMFIGSGTMSYVISIISVLIFSGLIAYDNQLIKRVYDYNGGNVGDGWAVSMALNLYLDFINLFLSLLRIFGRND; via the coding sequence ATGGATAATAACACAATTTATACACAAAGTGACAGCAGACTTAGCAGTTTTTTTGCTAAGATTTATGGTTTAGTTGGCATGGGAATTGGCTTGTCAGCAGTCGTTTCTTATCTCATGCTCTATGTTTTTCGCAATAACATGATAGCTATTATGGCTAATGCATCTTGGGTTTACTATGTTGCTATCTTTGCAGAACTGGCACTTGTTTTAATAGCAAGTAATGCAGCGCGTAAGAATAGTCCTACAGCTTTACCATTGTTTTTGGTTTATTCAGCTTTAAATGGTTTTACTTTGAGCTTTATTATTGCTCTTTATACCCAAACAACGGTTTTACAAGCCTTTGTTTCATCAGCAGCTGTTTTCTTTGTTATGGCACTTATTGGAGTGACCATTAAAAAAGATTTATCTGGAATGGGTAAAGCCTTGCTTGCTGCTTTAATTGGTATCATTATTGCCAGCCTTATTAATATGTTTATTGGCAGCGGAACAATGAGTTATGTCATTAGTATTATCTCAGTGCTAATCTTTTCAGGCTTAATTGCTTATGACAATCAATTAATTAAGCGTGTATATGATTATAATGGCGGAAATGTCGGTGATGGTTGGGCAGTATCAATGGCTCTCAATCTTTACTTAGACTTTATCAATCTGTTCCTTAGTTTACTTCGTATCTTTGGAAGAAATGATTAA
- the greA gene encoding transcription elongation factor GreA, producing the protein MSEKTYPMTLAEKEQLEQELEELKLVRRPEVIERIKIARSYGDLSENSEYEAAKDEQAFVEGQISSIETKIRYAEIVDSDAVAKNEVAIGKTVIVREVGTSDEDTYSIVGAAGADVFAGKISNESPIAQALIGKKTGDKVVIESPAGSYQVEIVKVKKTK; encoded by the coding sequence ATGTCAGAAAAAACTTATCCAATGACCCTTGCAGAAAAAGAACAATTAGAACAAGAACTTGAAGAGTTAAAATTAGTTCGTCGTCCAGAAGTGATTGAACGTATTAAAATAGCACGTTCTTATGGTGATTTATCAGAAAATAGTGAATATGAAGCGGCAAAAGATGAACAAGCTTTTGTTGAAGGACAAATTTCAAGTATTGAAACTAAAATTCGTTATGCTGAAATTGTTGACAGCGATGCTGTTGCTAAAAATGAGGTCGCTATTGGTAAAACAGTTATTGTTCGTGAAGTAGGAACAAGCGATGAAGATACTTATTCTATTGTTGGTGCCGCCGGAGCTGATGTTTTTGCTGGAAAAATTTCTAATGAGAGCCCAATTGCTCAAGCACTTATCGGTAAGAAAACAGGTGATAAAGTAGTGATTGAATCACCGGCGGGAAGTTATCAAGTCGAAATTGTTAAAGTGAAAAAGACAAAATAA
- a CDS encoding HD domain-containing protein, which translates to MKKYEQDEEFMSLVGHLIDHPRFQKLEGIVQHHHSTRSEHSINVSYTSYKIAKRLGWDAKSTARGGLLHDLFYYDWRDTKFNKGHAWVHPRIAVKNARKVTKLNKKEEDIILKHMWGATIAPPRYKEGYIVTMVDKYWAVKEAMTPLRMKWQKRRVFRRKFLGSHNH; encoded by the coding sequence ATGAAGAAGTATGAACAAGATGAAGAATTCATGAGCCTTGTAGGACATTTAATCGACCATCCGCGGTTTCAAAAATTGGAAGGTATTGTACAGCACCACCATTCCACGCGCTCAGAGCATTCCATTAATGTAAGCTATACTAGTTATAAGATTGCTAAAAGATTGGGCTGGGATGCTAAGAGTACGGCTCGTGGCGGTTTATTACATGACCTATTTTATTATGATTGGCGAGATACTAAGTTCAATAAAGGTCATGCCTGGGTTCATCCAAGAATTGCTGTAAAAAATGCCCGTAAGGTAACAAAGCTTAATAAAAAAGAAGAAGATATTATTTTAAAACATATGTGGGGAGCAACCATAGCTCCGCCACGTTACAAAGAAGGCTATATCGTAACCATGGTTGATAAATATTGGGCTGTAAAAGAGGCAATGACCCCTTTAAGAATGAAATGGCAAAAACGCCGTGTCTTTCGTCGTAAGTTCTTAGGCAGTCATAATCATTAG
- a CDS encoding GNAT family N-acetyltransferase: MLIRQVTMEDLEDIIRIENDNFSAEEAATPQALKERIEVIADTFLVAEQDGQIAGYVEGPVINSRYLTDDLFHKVKPNQEKSGYIAVTSLSVDEAFQKQGVGTTLLAALKDLTVAQNRLGIHLTCHDYLISYYEMNGFSNEGLSESTHGGTTWYNMIWENPKI; this comes from the coding sequence ATGCTTATTCGACAAGTGACAATGGAAGATTTAGAAGATATCATCCGAATCGAAAATGATAATTTTTCAGCTGAAGAAGCAGCAACACCTCAGGCTTTAAAGGAGCGTATTGAAGTCATAGCAGATACTTTTTTGGTTGCTGAACAAGATGGTCAGATAGCTGGCTATGTTGAAGGACCTGTTATCAACAGTCGTTACTTGACTGATGATTTATTCCATAAGGTTAAACCCAATCAAGAGAAGTCGGGCTATATTGCTGTTACAAGTCTTTCGGTTGATGAAGCATTTCAAAAACAAGGTGTTGGTACAACTTTACTAGCTGCTCTTAAAGATTTAACTGTGGCTCAAAACCGGCTGGGAATTCATTTAACCTGCCATGATTACTTGATTTCTTACTATGAGATGAATGGTTTTAGTAATGAAGGATTGTCAGAATCAACTCACGGAGGAACCACTTGGTATAATATGATTTGGGAAAATCCTAAGATTTAG
- the xerD gene encoding site-specific tyrosine recombinase XerD produces the protein MITLISKFLASKSLTLNSQKSYLYDLQQFAEIIGEEVTPNKLKLYEQSLADLKVSAKKRKISAVNQFLFFLYENAVLDRFYKIKNKEKLPLLAPTYQEVDLSVLYQKTRDLKGQLIALLIVELGLSPSEIIQLKWENIALEFQVLTVVNEKVMRVLEIPQLLLPYLEEEHKAVYLFDNKGEAYSRQWLFQKLNYYLASVDLSQMTAQKLREQYIIKEKNKGTAILDLTRKLGLKSPVTLEKYFKN, from the coding sequence ATGATAACACTTATTTCTAAATTTCTTGCTAGTAAATCCTTAACACTGAATTCGCAAAAATCTTATCTTTATGATCTGCAACAATTTGCCGAAATTATTGGAGAGGAAGTGACTCCCAATAAGCTTAAATTGTATGAGCAATCTTTGGCTGACTTAAAGGTTTCTGCTAAAAAACGTAAGATTTCAGCAGTTAATCAATTCCTGTTTTTCCTTTATGAAAATGCAGTATTGGATCGTTTTTATAAGATTAAAAATAAAGAAAAACTACCGCTTTTAGCGCCTACTTATCAGGAAGTGGATTTATCCGTTCTCTATCAGAAAACAAGGGATCTTAAGGGGCAGTTGATTGCTCTTTTAATCGTAGAATTAGGCTTATCACCAAGTGAGATTATTCAATTAAAATGGGAAAATATTGCATTGGAATTTCAAGTCTTAACGGTAGTCAATGAGAAAGTTATGAGAGTCTTAGAAATTCCCCAACTGTTACTACCTTATCTTGAGGAAGAACACAAGGCTGTTTATTTATTTGATAATAAAGGGGAGGCCTACTCACGTCAATGGCTTTTTCAAAAACTGAATTATTATTTGGCTTCTGTTGATTTGTCCCAAATGACAGCTCAAAAATTACGCGAACAATATATTATAAAAGAAAAAAATAAAGGGACTGCTATTTTGGATTTAACCAGAAAGCTAGGTCTTAAAAGCCCAGTAACATTGGAAAAATATTTTAAAAACTAA
- the yidC2 gene encoding membrane protein insertase YidC2 has product MKKIYKRLLFSSLALSMLFFLSGCVQMKNGKPTGEGWVYKFFAAPMGSVIQYLANDLGLGFGFAIIIVTVIVRLLILPLGLSQVRKMTYQSEKMAYLKPVFDPIQERMKNAKTQEEKMAAQTELMQAQRHYGMSMFGSLGCLPLLIQMPFFSALYISTRYTKGIASASFLGIKLGSPNMIITVIIGILYLVQSWVSTLSVPEAQRQQTRNMMFMMPIMMVMISIGAPAGGALYWLVSGIFGLIQQLITNHIIKPRLRKQIDEEFKKNPPKPFKSNTRKDITPQANNNKNLTTSKKQKSNRNAGKQRHHKQ; this is encoded by the coding sequence GTGAAAAAAATTTACAAGCGTCTTTTATTTTCGAGCTTAGCTCTGTCTATGCTTTTTTTCCTATCTGGTTGCGTGCAGATGAAAAATGGGAAACCAACTGGTGAAGGTTGGGTTTACAAATTTTTTGCTGCCCCAATGGGAAGTGTTATCCAATATTTAGCTAATGACCTTGGTCTGGGATTTGGCTTTGCTATTATCATTGTCACAGTTATTGTCCGTCTTCTTATCTTGCCATTAGGTCTTAGTCAAGTCCGAAAGATGACTTACCAATCTGAGAAAATGGCTTACCTAAAACCAGTCTTTGATCCTATTCAAGAACGCATGAAGAATGCCAAGACTCAGGAAGAAAAAATGGCTGCTCAAACAGAATTAATGCAGGCGCAGCGTCATTACGGTATGAGCATGTTTGGTAGTTTAGGATGTCTACCACTGCTGATTCAAATGCCTTTCTTCTCTGCACTTTATATTTCCACCCGTTACACCAAAGGAATCGCCAGTGCTAGTTTCTTAGGTATTAAACTTGGCAGTCCAAATATGATTATCACTGTTATTATTGGAATTCTTTATCTTGTTCAGTCTTGGGTTTCAACGCTAAGTGTTCCAGAAGCACAAAGACAGCAAACAAGAAATATGATGTTTATGATGCCAATTATGATGGTCATGATTTCCATAGGCGCTCCTGCTGGAGGTGCTCTTTACTGGCTAGTCAGTGGTATTTTTGGCCTCATTCAACAATTGATCACAAACCATATCATTAAACCAAGATTGCGAAAGCAAATTGATGAAGAATTTAAGAAAAACCCTCCAAAGCCTTTCAAATCAAATACTCGTAAGGATATTACTCCACAAGCCAATAATAATAAAAACCTTACAACCTCTAAAAAGCAAAAATCCAACCGCAATGCAGGTAAACAACGTCACCATAAGCAATAA
- a CDS encoding acylphosphatase: protein MKKVRLLVSGRVQGVGFRYSTYNLALEIGDICGRVWNNDDGTVEILAQSDNAEKLAKFIQEIRKGPSPFSKVTYVDVNIANFSDYHDFRMAN, encoded by the coding sequence ATGAAAAAAGTCAGATTACTAGTCTCTGGTCGTGTTCAAGGTGTTGGTTTTCGTTATTCCACCTATAATCTCGCTTTGGAAATAGGTGATATTTGTGGACGTGTTTGGAACAATGACGATGGTACAGTAGAAATTCTAGCTCAATCAGATAATGCTGAAAAACTAGCTAAGTTTATTCAAGAAATTCGCAAAGGTCCATCTCCTTTTTCTAAAGTCACTTATGTTGATGTCAATATAGCAAACTTTTCTGATTACCATGATTTCAGAATGGCCAATTAA
- the cbpB gene encoding cyclic-di-AMP-binding protein CbpB, whose translation MIAQEFKNFLKPLLKDALTPAEELAIFIDTHKTDHVMLLLANNGFSRVPVLTKDKKYVGTISMSDIIKYQKENNLDDERMAQLDISYMTNGSYATVSPNADLTEVMHKLVDANFLPVIEADGTFLGIITRKTVLKALNNLLHEFTNDYTLTKK comes from the coding sequence ATGATTGCACAAGAATTTAAAAATTTTCTAAAACCGCTTTTGAAGGATGCCCTCACTCCGGCTGAGGAATTAGCCATTTTTATTGATACTCATAAGACTGATCATGTCATGCTGCTGTTAGCTAATAATGGTTTTTCACGTGTCCCTGTTCTGACTAAGGATAAAAAATATGTAGGCACTATTAGTATGTCTGATATTATCAAGTATCAGAAAGAAAATAACTTAGATGATGAAAGAATGGCTCAGCTAGACATTTCTTATATGACTAACGGCAGTTATGCTACTGTAAGTCCTAATGCCGATTTAACAGAAGTCATGCATAAATTAGTTGATGCTAATTTTCTTCCTGTTATTGAAGCAGATGGCACTTTTTTAGGTATTATTACACGAAAGACAGTTTTAAAAGCCCTAAATAATTTGCTTCATGAATTTACAAATGACTATACATTAACTAAAAAATGA
- the racE gene encoding glutamate racemase, with translation MDNRPIGFLDSGVGGLTVVRELMRQLPHEEVIYIGDSARAPYGPRPAKQIKTYTWELVNFLLTKKVKMIVFACNTATAVVWEEVKEKLDIPVLGVILPGSSAAIKATLSGQIGIIGTPMTIQSNIYEQKIRDLSPQMKVRSLACPKFVPIVESNKMNSSVAKKIVYESLSPLVGKIDTLVLGCTHYPLLRPIIQNVMGPDVELIDSGAECVRDISVLLNYFDLNRSRTSKELHHRFYTTASVASFKEIASDWLPLAIEVEHVTL, from the coding sequence ATGGATAATAGACCTATTGGTTTTTTAGACTCCGGAGTGGGCGGTTTAACGGTCGTACGTGAATTGATGCGTCAGCTTCCACATGAAGAGGTTATCTATATTGGGGATTCAGCGCGTGCACCTTATGGACCGCGTCCAGCCAAACAGATAAAAACATATACTTGGGAATTGGTCAACTTTCTCCTTACTAAAAAGGTCAAAATGATTGTTTTTGCCTGTAATACAGCAACAGCTGTAGTTTGGGAAGAAGTCAAAGAAAAACTTGATATTCCTGTTTTAGGTGTTATTTTGCCAGGTTCTAGCGCTGCTATTAAAGCAACTCTTTCTGGACAAATTGGCATTATTGGGACACCAATGACTATCCAATCTAATATTTATGAGCAAAAAATACGAGATCTCTCACCACAAATGAAAGTAAGAAGTCTAGCTTGCCCTAAATTTGTTCCTATTGTTGAATCAAATAAAATGAATTCAAGTGTAGCGAAAAAGATTGTTTATGAAAGCCTATCTCCTCTGGTGGGGAAAATTGATACCCTTGTTTTAGGCTGTACCCATTATCCACTTTTACGCCCCATTATTCAAAATGTAATGGGACCAGATGTTGAATTAATTGATAGTGGTGCAGAATGTGTACGTGATATTTCTGTTCTCCTGAATTACTTTGATCTTAATCGAAGCAGAACTTCAAAAGAACTGCATCATCGTTTCTATACAACAGCTAGTGTAGCCAGTTTTAAAGAAATAGCTAGCGACTGGTTACCTTTAGCTATTGAAGTGGAGCATGTGACATTATGA
- a CDS encoding segregation/condensation protein A — translation MDIKLKDFEGPLDLLLHLVSKYEVDIYDVPIVDIIEQYLAYIATLQAMKLEVAGEYMVMASQLMLIKSRKLLPKVVETIEAEEDPELQLLHQIEEYRTYKLLGEELALKHNERAQHFSKPKLELIYDDVTLKQDKTVLDVFLAFSKVMAEKQEEIKNSHTTIESDDYRIEDMMTVVEEQVIRQKETNLSWLFKRAGSLNEMITIFLAALELIKVHRVYVKQEHNFDDIILRKESA, via the coding sequence ATGGATATTAAATTAAAAGATTTTGAGGGACCGTTAGATTTACTTTTGCATTTGGTCTCTAAGTATGAAGTAGATATTTATGACGTTCCAATTGTAGATATTATTGAGCAATATCTAGCCTATATTGCAACGCTGCAAGCCATGAAGCTTGAAGTAGCTGGAGAATACATGGTTATGGCTAGTCAGTTAATGCTGATTAAAAGCCGTAAATTGCTTCCTAAAGTTGTTGAAACTATTGAAGCAGAAGAAGATCCAGAACTGCAACTCTTGCATCAAATTGAGGAATATCGGACTTACAAACTTTTAGGAGAGGAACTGGCCCTTAAACATAATGAAAGAGCACAGCATTTTTCAAAACCTAAACTAGAACTCATTTATGACGATGTAACACTTAAACAGGATAAAACTGTCCTTGATGTCTTTTTGGCTTTTTCAAAGGTAATGGCTGAAAAACAGGAAGAAATCAAAAACAGCCATACAACAATTGAAAGTGATGACTATCGGATTGAAGATATGATGACTGTAGTTGAAGAACAGGTAATTCGTCAAAAAGAAACCAATTTGTCTTGGCTTTTTAAAAGGGCTGGTTCGCTTAATGAGATGATTACTATCTTTTTAGCAGCTCTAGAGTTAATTAAAGTTCATCGTGTTTATGTTAAACAGGAACACAATTTTGATGATATCATTTTAAGGAAGGAAAGTGCATGA